One Fusobacterium ulcerans DNA segment encodes these proteins:
- the guaA gene encoding glutamine-hydrolyzing GMP synthase, with translation MKENSIVILDFGSQYNQLIARRVREMGVYAEVVPYFEPLEKILARKPKGIILSGGPSSVYAEGAPTIDKELFYKGIPVLGICYGMQLTTHLMGGEVARADKQEFGKAELLIDSADSPLFQGIPNNSKVWMSHNDHVTKMAPGFVQIGHTDSCVAAVHLPEVNSYCIQFHAEVTHSEYGTQILKNFVFNVAKCEQNWSMGNYIEETVKSIKETVGDKKVLLGLSGGVDSSVAATLIHKAIGDQLTCIFVDTGLLRKDEAKKVMEIYGENFHMNIKCVDAEDRFLAKLAGVSDPETKRKIIGKEFIEVFDEEAKKLEDVEFLAQGTIYPDVIESMSVKGPSMTIKSHHNVGGLPEDMKFKLLEPLRELFKDEVRKVGRELGIPDHMVDRHPFPGPGLGIRILGEVDKEKADILREADDIFIEELRAADLYTKVSQAFVVLLPVKSVGVMGDERTYEYTAVLRSANTIDFMTATWSHLPFEFLERVSNRILNEVKGINRLTYDISSKPPATIEWE, from the coding sequence ATGAAAGAAAATAGTATTGTAATACTGGACTTTGGTTCTCAATACAATCAACTGATTGCCAGAAGAGTCAGAGAAATGGGTGTTTATGCTGAAGTTGTTCCATATTTTGAACCTTTAGAAAAAATACTTGCTAGAAAGCCTAAAGGAATAATCCTTTCAGGAGGACCTTCCTCTGTATATGCAGAAGGAGCTCCTACTATAGACAAAGAATTATTCTACAAAGGTATCCCTGTATTAGGTATCTGTTATGGTATGCAGCTTACTACTCACTTAATGGGTGGAGAAGTTGCTAGAGCTGATAAACAGGAATTTGGTAAAGCTGAACTTTTAATTGATTCTGCTGACAGTCCGCTTTTCCAAGGTATTCCTAACAATTCTAAAGTATGGATGAGCCACAATGACCATGTTACTAAAATGGCTCCTGGATTTGTTCAAATTGGTCATACTGATTCATGTGTAGCTGCTGTGCATCTGCCTGAAGTTAATAGTTACTGTATTCAATTCCATGCTGAAGTTACTCACTCAGAATATGGAACTCAAATCCTTAAAAACTTTGTTTTCAATGTTGCTAAATGTGAGCAAAACTGGTCAATGGGTAACTACATTGAAGAAACTGTAAAAAGCATCAAAGAAACTGTTGGAGATAAAAAAGTTCTTCTTGGACTTTCAGGAGGAGTTGACTCATCAGTTGCTGCTACTCTTATCCACAAAGCTATTGGAGATCAACTTACTTGTATTTTCGTAGATACTGGATTATTAAGAAAAGATGAAGCTAAAAAAGTAATGGAAATATATGGAGAAAACTTCCATATGAATATCAAATGTGTTGATGCAGAAGATAGATTCCTTGCTAAATTAGCTGGTGTATCTGACCCTGAAACTAAGAGAAAAATAATTGGAAAAGAATTCATTGAAGTATTTGATGAAGAAGCTAAAAAACTTGAAGATGTAGAATTCCTTGCTCAAGGAACTATATATCCAGATGTTATTGAATCTATGTCAGTAAAAGGACCTTCAATGACTATTAAATCTCACCACAATGTTGGAGGACTTCCAGAAGATATGAAATTTAAACTTCTTGAGCCTTTAAGAGAACTTTTCAAAGATGAAGTAAGAAAAGTAGGAAGAGAACTTGGAATTCCTGATCATATGGTTGACAGACATCCATTCCCAGGTCCAGGACTTGGAATCAGAATCCTTGGTGAAGTAGATAAAGAAAAAGCTGATATTTTAAGAGAAGCTGATGATATATTTATTGAAGAATTAAGAGCTGCTGACCTTTATACTAAAGTAAGTCAAGCATTTGTTGTTCTTCTTCCAGTTAAATCTGTTGGAGTTATGGGAGATGAAAGAACTTATGAATATACTGCTGTATTGAGATCTGCTAATACTATTGACTTCATGACTGCTACTTGGTCACACCTTCCATTTGAGTTCTTAGAAAGAGTTTCTAATAGAATTTTAAATGAAGTTAAAGGAATCAATAGATTAACTTATGATATTTCATCAAAACCACCTGCAACTATCGAGTGGGAGTAG
- a CDS encoding phage holin family protein, with protein MIAKLVSDLTNINIGDILYSLSIGAMIYLIGGKDDILTGLLLFMIFDYITGWIKAIKNKDLNSKKAVYGILKKFVILIIVAMSNRLDIIFHLTEKGLNCRFVVICFYIGSEGLSILENATLIGVPVPAKLKKILEQCKNEKQEKAIENI; from the coding sequence ATGATTGCAAAATTAGTTTCTGATTTAACAAATATTAATATTGGAGATATCTTATATAGTCTAAGCATAGGAGCTATGATTTATCTTATAGGTGGCAAAGATGATATATTAACAGGATTATTATTATTTATGATTTTTGATTATATAACTGGTTGGATAAAAGCTATTAAGAATAAAGATTTAAATAGTAAAAAAGCTGTCTATGGAATACTTAAAAAATTTGTAATTCTTATAATAGTAGCTATGAGTAATAGACTTGATATAATTTTTCATTTGACTGAAAAAGGATTAAATTGTAGATTTGTAGTTATATGTTTCTATATTGGAAGTGAGGGATTATCTATTTTAGAAAATGCTACTTTGATAGGTGTACCTGTTCCTGCTAAATTAAAAAAAATATTAGAACAATGTAAAAATGAGAAGCAAGAAAAGGCCATTGAAAATATATAA